In Amphiura filiformis chromosome 1, Afil_fr2py, whole genome shotgun sequence, the following are encoded in one genomic region:
- the LOC140152130 gene encoding uncharacterized protein has product MHHSASGSIVFLSFKTKSERNDWHDTIVSALRNLQVPIKSDSDEDFTPHRPRVNTEPEQDLAVVRRNSPPNPTREVKTDPIGGAEGFKNVLHELKAKTHTKPENGPESDKPIHPCCLRNHVVSHHHDGRNMIFHPEHHYENVHHVQSEDDWHREIKAKQSTVKLHHQVYTDFHKLTVIQTPQPSNDAPRWPKQRQPSFSKDTTSQNTQDFPSSEPDSTDQAAEPAYMNMHRGNRRSPVENDDRYPNSSSHSYVNDRNSPNYMNYRGTNSSAAFRHPSPPPPQLPERNQSTKHRRSSMKDRPLPQIPQQGATEKEAKVTKQFKRRPSNQYTESPRRLSQHDEDHLPSRSPPLLPPEKGQMLRRSQELLRDEMSQTNGVVKRFNKEDVVGGKIALVECNDNLIVAGWDASIAALTHSLHIGDNLTMVNQQMLSSAEFAQQTMNLTAQDEVSLKLQRIPYGILVTLHKDQPGQTLGIAVDGNEITQIYPNGLVNRQGKIRPQTPGIINSGLLCNYAITEINMRPVGFNATTQQVNEMLRNAGQDISLILHPIDFIQVLKEASAVSNWPCSSS; this is encoded by the exons ATGCATCACTCCGCCAGCGGGTCTATCGTCTTCCTCAGTTTTAAAACCAA ATCCGAAAGAAACGACTGGCATGATACAATAGTCTCTGCTTTAAGAAATCTTCAAGTTCCAATTAAATCAGACTCTGATGAAGATTTCACACCACACAGGCCTCGTGTAAACACAGAACCTGAACAAGATCTGGCTGTAGTAAGAAGGAATTCACCACCAAATCCAACCAGAGAGGTTAAGACTGATCCAATTGGGGGTGCTGAAGGCTTCAAAAATGTTCTACATGAATTGAAAGCCAAAACACATACTAAGCCA GAAAATGGCCCCGAATCTGACAAACCAATCCATCCATGTTGTCTTCGAAATCATGTGGTTTCCCATCATCATGATG GACGAAACATGATCTTTCATCCAGAGCACCATTATGAGAACGTCCACCATGTCCAATCAGAAGACGACTGGCATAGGGAAATCAAGGCCAAACAAAGCACTGTTAAACTTCACCACCAGGTCTACACAGATTTCCACAAGCTTACAGTCATACAAACTCCACAACCATCTAATGATGCCCCAAGATGGCCTAAGCAACGACAGCCCTCTTTCTCCAAAGATACTACCTCTCAAAACACACAAGACTTTCCTTCATCAGAACCTGATTCTACTGATCAAGCTGCTGAACCTGCATACATGAATATGCACAGAGGTAATAGGAGAAGTCCTGTTGAAAATGATGACAGATATCCAAACTCTTCTAGTCACAGCTATGTGAATGACAGGAACAGTCCTAACTATATGAATTACAGGGGCACCAACTCTTCAGCAGCATTTAGACATCCTAGTCCACCACCACCTCAACTCCCAGAAAGAAATCAATCAACTAAGCACAGACGGTCATCCATGAAAGACAGACCATTACCACAGATACCACAACAAGGAGCAACAGAGAAAGAAGCAAAAGTGACGAAACAGTTCAAAAGAAGACCATCAAATCAATATACAGAATCTCCAAGAAGACTATCGCAGCATGATGAAGACCACTTACCAAGTCGGTCACCACCACTTCTGCCACCAGAAAAAGGACAGATGTTGAGGCGTTCACAAGA GCTTCTTAGAGATGAAATGAGTCAGACAAATGGAGTGGTGAAAAGGTTTAACAAGGAGGATGTGGTTGGAGGAAAGATAGCATTGGTGGAATGCAACGACAATTTAAT TGTTGCAGGTTGGGATGCATCCATTGCTGCTCTCACCCATTCTCTACACATTGGTGATAACCTTACCATGGTCAACCAACAGATGCTGTCATCAGCAGAATTTGCTCAACAAACAATGAATCTAACAGCTCAAGATGAG GTTTCTCTGAAGCTTCAAAGAATTCCATACGGCATTCTGGTGACACTGCACAAAGATCAACCTGGACAAACTTTGGGAATAGCCGTGGATGGAAATGAG ATCACCCAAATCTATCCTAATGGCTTAGTAAATCGTCAAGGTAAAATCCGTCCTCAGACACCAGGTATCATCAATTCTGGTTTGCTGTGTAACTATGCCATCACAGAGATCAACATGAGACCTGTAGGGTTCAATGCAACAACACAACAG GTTAATGAGATGCTACGCAATGCAGGGCAAGATATCTCCTTGATACTCCACCCCATTGACTTCATACAGGTACTGAAGGAAGCATCAGCAGTCTCTAACTGGCCATGCAGCAGCTCATAA